From one Rosa rugosa chromosome 4, drRosRugo1.1, whole genome shotgun sequence genomic stretch:
- the LOC133707433 gene encoding gibberellin-regulated protein 6, producing the protein MAMAKLLCLLLLALLGISMAAETQYHLDSARYGPGSLQSSQCPSQCTRRCSQTQYHKPCMFFCQKCCAKCLCVPPGFYGNKAVCPCYNNWKTKEGGPKCP; encoded by the exons ATGGCCATGGCTAAGCTTCTCTGCCTTCTTCTTCTAGCTCTCCTTGGGATTTCCATGGCAGCAGAAACCCAGTATCACTTGGACAGT GCAAGGTATGGACCGGGGAGTCTTCAGAGTTCGC AATGCCCATCACAGTGCACAAGGAGATGTAGCCAAACACAGTACCACAAGCCATGCATGTTCTTCTGCCAGAAATGCTGTGCCAAGTGTCTGTGTGTTCCCCCAGGCTTCTATGGCAACAAAGCTGTGTGTCCTTGCTACAACAACTGGAAGACAAAGGAAGGAGGACCCAAGTGTCCTTGA
- the LOC133744038 gene encoding mini zinc finger protein 3-like produces the protein MKKQQVVVRRDGSSRRSSSSTSSSMVRTVRYGECQKNHAANIGGYAVDGCREFMASGQEGTAEALTCAACGCHRNFHRREVETEVVCEYTPPNNSYQQ, from the coding sequence atgaagaaacagCAAGTGGTAGTCAGAAGAGATGGGTCGTCCCGGAGGAGCTCAAGCAGTACTTCATCTTCAATGGTTAGAACTGTGAGGTATGGGGAGTGCCAGAAGAATCACGCTGCAAATATCGGAGGGTATGCGGTAGATGGATGCAGAGAATTCATGGCAAGTGGGCAGGAGGGCACGGCGGAGGCGCTGACTTGTGCTGCCTGCGGCTGCCACCGGAATTTTCACCGGAGGGAAGTGGAAACTGAGGTTGTTTGTGAGTATACTCCACCCAATAATTCTTATCAACAATAA